The following is a genomic window from Gammaproteobacteria bacterium.
CACGCCACGCCGCGAAACACCACGCCCCGGCAGTCGCCTTGCTCGGCCGCCAGCTGCAGACGACGCAGCGCGCGAAAGTCGGCCGTCTTCGGCCACAGCAACACGGCGTTGCAGAGTCCGGAACGCAGCAGTTGTTCTGCCGACCATAATGCATCGGCCGCCTGCGGCTTGTATATGAGTATCGTCGCGGCGAGATCGATGCCCACAGCGGCCAGCGCTGGAGCGTACGGAACGAAAGGTGGCGCGATCCACGCCTGACAGCGGCCGTCACCGTGCACTCGCGCGAGCGCCGGCATCAGAAGCCGTAACGCGCCGCTTGCATGCGGTTCGCAAAGGATCTCAGTCAGGGCGCCAGCCGGCCATCCACCCCCCGGCAACGCCGCG
Proteins encoded in this region:
- the imuA gene encoding translesion DNA synthesis-associated protein ImuA, with the protein product MVATRVPTISAGLDKLPQGNPALWRGRDGDNSTADIKTGFAALDAALPGGGWPAGALTEILCEPHASGALRLLMPALARVHGDGRCQAWIAPPFVPYAPALAAVGIDLAATILIYKPQAADALWSAEQLLRSGLCNAVLLWPKTADFRALRRLQLAAEQGDCRGVVFRGVACAAQPSPAALRLRLCALGDEIEVQILKARGGLNRQNVRLKL